In Helianthus annuus cultivar XRQ/B chromosome 9, HanXRQr2.0-SUNRISE, whole genome shotgun sequence, the following are encoded in one genomic region:
- the LOC110874576 gene encoding putative F-box protein At3g16210 → MAEEYLPEHILYHILLRMPTKSVIRFKCLSKQWNRLISDPSFMESRARRMNFLPSLPFHVIDDNVTVNDDMAPSTIKLFSPLINSKKYTKITVVGSFNGIVLLVLENHKTSNAWYNHYDHDMMLYNPLSGEFKTLPHSGTFDGRYCNYVYGFGYSTTADDIKIVRLKEVSCRLEFSEVFSLKNWSWSRPSKVGLESSEVFGLKNWSWSRRSKVKGYSTYGRYSGTFVNGFLYWVVKDRTCYIPLILALDINTMVFSDIKVPDGRWLNRLGRYNGRLCMFCSKMNVEGYELRVMNEHGFWSTICLFAPRPTTLISYSNNFGMLCILDDGKLLMSRSSKQPVIYDVFEDSYVQGGDWLNGF, encoded by the coding sequence ATGGCGGAAGAATATCTACCTGAGCATATTCTCTACCACATATTACTTCGAATGCCTACAAAATCGGTAATAAGATTTAAATGTTTATCAAAGCAATGGAATCGTCTGATTTCAGATCCTTCCTTTATGGAGTCGAGAGCACGACGGATGAACTTTCTCCCTAGCCTACCTTTTCATGTTATAGACGACAATGTGACAGTCAACGACGACATGGCTCCATCGACTATCAAGCTTTTCTCTCCTCTAATTAACTCAAAGAAATATACAAAGATCACTGTTGTTGGGTCGTTCAACGGGATAGTCCTTTTAGTCCTAGAAAATCATAAGACGAGCAATGCGTGGTACAATCATTATGATCATGATATGATGTTATACAATCCATTATCTGGAGAGTTCAAGACACTTCCTCATTCAGGAACCTTTGATGGCCGATATTGTAACTATGTGTATGGATTTGGTTACAGTACAACCGCAGATGATATAAAGATTGTTAGATTAAAGGAGGTTTCGTGCCGTTTAGAATTTAGTGAGGTTTTCAGTCTTAAAAATTGGTCATGGAGCAGACCTTCAAAGGTCGGTTTAGAATCTAGTGAGGTTTTCGGTCTTAAAAATTGGTCATGGAGCAGACGTTCAAAGGTTAAGGGCTACTCGACTTATGGAAGGTATTCAGGTACATTTGTAAATGGATTTTTGTACTGGGTTGTAAAGGACAGGACATGTTACATTCCATTGATACTGGCTCTTGATATTAACACGATGGTATTTTCGGATATAAAAGTCCCAGATGGACGTTGGTTGAATCGTTTGGGTAGATACAATGGGCGACTTTGCATGTTTTGCTCTAAAATGAATGTGGAAGGATACGAGTTAAGGGTGATGAATGAACATGGGTTTTGGTCCACAATATGTTTGTTCGCACCCAGGCCCACAACGCTAATTTCGTACTCTAATAATTTTGGGATGTTGTGTATTTTGGATGACGGGAAACTTCTTATGTCGAGGTCTTCAAAACAACCTGTCATCTACGACGTGTTTGAAGATTCATACGTACAAGGAGGTGATTGGCTTAACGGGTTTTGA